From one Pempheris klunzingeri isolate RE-2024b chromosome 5, fPemKlu1.hap1, whole genome shotgun sequence genomic stretch:
- the rag2 gene encoding V(D)J recombination-activating protein 2 produces MTLQPLTPVNCAGLLQPGCSLLQLDGEVLLFGQKGWPKRSCPTGVFGVRLKSNEMKLRPISFSNDSCYLPPLRCPAVCRLDPYDGLPESYLIHGGRTPNNEISSSLYLLTMDSRGCNRKLTLCCKEKELVGEVPGPRYGHTMSMVQSRGKTACVLFGGRSYMPARERTTESWNSVIDCPPQVFLFDLEFGCSSAHTLPELSDGQSFHLALARDDCVYFLGGHSLISDSRPPKLFRLRVELLQGSPLLSCETLDTGMSISSPIFTRTGPTHRYIILGGYQSDSQKRMECSTVILDDKGIHFEPLEQPNWTPDITHSRTWFGGSSGEGSVLLAVPTEGRSSQPDTYYFYQVKFQIEGVGKDNEGLLGCSQESTDYDDSTPLEDSEELYFGREPHELEDSSDGEEHTYNEEDEEDESQAGYWIKCCLGCQVDPNTWEPYYSTELHRPAMIFCSRGEGGHWVHAQCMELSETLLLRLSQGSKKYFCQDHGGLPYQELTPPRQVMPLKRTPMKIKDRKTPLTIKMSPAKKSFFRRLFD; encoded by the coding sequence ATGACCCTGCAACCATTAACTCCAGTGAACTGTGCAGGCCTTCTCCAGCCCGGCTGCTCTCTGCTACAGCTGGATGGTGAAGTTCTCCTTTTTGGCCAGAAAGGTTGGCCCAAGCGCTCATGTCCAACAGGAGTGTTTGGGGTTCGGCTTAAAAGTAATGAGATGAAATTGAGGCCCATTTCCTTCTCCAATGACTCATGCTACCTTCCTCCATTACGTTGTCCTGCTGTTTGCCGTCTCGACCCCTATGATGGGCTTCCAGAGAGTTACCTCATCCACGGTGGCCGCACCCCTAATAATGAGATCTCATCAAGCCTGTACCTACTGACCATGGACAGCCGCGGCTGCAATCGTAAACTTACCCTGTGCTGCAAAGAGAAAGAACTGGTTGGAGAAGTGCCTGGGCCCAGATACGGCCACACAATGAGCATGGTTCAAAGCCGTGGGAAGACAGCTTGTGTACTGTTTGGGGGCAGATCTTACATGCCTGCAAGAGAGCGGACCACAGAGAGCTGGAACAGCGTCATCGACTGTCCCCCTCAGGTGTTCCTGTTTGACTTGGAGTTTGGTTGCTCCTCTGCTCACACTTTACCTGAGCTCAGTGATGGACAGTCCTTTCATTTGGCCCTCGCCAGAGACGACTGTGTCTACTTCCTTGGGGGTCACTCACTCATCTCTGACTCCCGCCCCCCTAAACTCTTTCGCCTGCGTGTTGAGCTTCTGCAGGGCAGCCCTTTGCTTTCCTGTGAGACATTAGATACTGGCATGTCCATCTCTAGTCCCATATTCACCCGCACAGGTCCCACTCACAGATATATCATCTTAGGTGGGTATCAGTCCGATTCTCAGAAGAGGATGGAGTGCAGCACTGTGATTCTGGATGATAAAGGGATCCACTTTGAGCCCTTGGAACAACCGAATTGGACTCCAGATATCACCCATAGTCGCACTTGGTTTGGCGGCAGCTCAGGGGAGGGAAGCGTTCTGCTTGCTGTGCCTACTGAGGGAAGGTCATCCCAACCAGATACATATTACTTTTATCAGGTGAAATTCCAGATAGAGGGAGTAGGCAAAGACAACGAAGGACTCCTGGGCTGCAGCCAGGAATCAACAGATTATGACGACTCCACTCCTCTTGAAGACTCTGAGGAGCTCTATTTCGGCCGTGAGCCACATGAGCTGGAGGACAGTAGTGATGGAGAAGAGCATACTTAcaatgaggaggatgaggaggatgaatcACAAGCAGGCTACTGGATCAAATGCTGCCTGGGCTGTCAGGTGGACCCCAACACGTGGGAGCCATACTACTCCACCGAGCTGCACCGGCCAGCCATGATCTTCTGCtccagaggggagggggggcactGGGTCCATGCCCAGTGCATGGAGCTGTCCGAGACCCTGCTCCTCAGGCTCTCTCAGGGCAGCAAAAAGTACTTCTGCCAGGACCACGGAGGACTGCCCTACCAGGAGTTGACCCCACCTCGACAAGTCATGCCTCTGAAACGTACCCCCATGAAAATTAAGGACAGGAAAACTCCTCTGACAATCAAGATGTCCCCTGCCAAAAAAAGCTTTTTCAGAAGGCTTTTTGACTGA